A stretch of Lactiplantibacillus brownii DNA encodes these proteins:
- a CDS encoding class I SAM-dependent methyltransferase, with product MTNYYYTHNPDVVHDEKQWNFEIFNHDFKFTTDNGVFSKRTLDYGSRTLLAAFEPTNLPAGAILDLGTGYGPIGMALAYQSPERTVDMVDVNELALSLARKNTALNQITNVNIFTSDCYDQVTTTDYAAIVTNPPVRAGKAVVDAMLTGAIDHLAAQGTLTVVLQKKQGAPSAKKLMTATFGNCTIIKKDKGYYILQSIKEG from the coding sequence ATGACCAACTATTATTATACACACAATCCAGACGTTGTGCATGACGAAAAGCAATGGAATTTTGAAATTTTTAATCATGACTTTAAATTTACCACGGATAACGGGGTTTTCTCCAAACGAACTTTAGATTATGGGTCACGGACCCTATTAGCTGCCTTTGAGCCAACTAACTTGCCGGCCGGTGCAATCTTAGATTTAGGAACCGGCTACGGTCCCATTGGCATGGCGTTGGCTTACCAGTCACCGGAACGAACGGTCGATATGGTGGATGTCAATGAATTGGCATTGAGTTTGGCACGCAAGAATACCGCGTTAAATCAAATTACGAACGTTAATATTTTTACTTCAGATTGTTATGATCAAGTGACCACGACGGACTATGCGGCCATTGTGACTAATCCCCCCGTTCGCGCCGGTAAAGCAGTCGTGGACGCAATGCTGACGGGTGCCATCGACCATTTGGCAGCTCAGGGCACGTTAACGGTCGTGCTGCAAAAGAAGCAAGGGGCACCGTCTGCTAAAAAATTGATGACGGCAACTTTTGGTAATTGTACTATTATTAAGAAGGATAAAGGCTACTATATTTTGCAAAGTATCAAGGAGGGATAA
- the tadA gene encoding tRNA adenosine(34) deaminase TadA, translating to MKATESEKWMLEALHEARMASLIGEVPIGAVIVHEGEIIGRGHNLREHGQDATLHAEIVAIQEACEYLHSWRLEDCQMYVTLEPCIMCCGAIINARIPTLYYGARDPKAGAVGSLYELLSDDRLNHQVEVHERLLARPAGEMLENFFRDIRKRKKAEKKAKRAAAEKN from the coding sequence TTGAAAGCGACCGAATCGGAAAAATGGATGCTCGAAGCCTTGCATGAAGCTCGGATGGCTAGCTTGATCGGCGAAGTACCGATTGGCGCCGTTATTGTCCATGAAGGTGAGATTATTGGACGCGGACACAATTTACGGGAGCATGGTCAAGATGCCACATTGCATGCCGAAATTGTTGCGATTCAAGAAGCCTGCGAATACTTGCATAGTTGGCGGCTAGAAGATTGCCAAATGTATGTGACCCTTGAGCCTTGTATCATGTGTTGTGGTGCCATCATTAACGCACGCATCCCAACGCTCTATTATGGGGCACGTGATCCCAAAGCTGGGGCCGTTGGTAGTCTGTATGAATTATTAAGTGACGATCGGTTGAACCATCAAGTCGAGGTTCATGAACGACTTTTGGCACGGCCAGCTGGCGAAATGTTAGAAAACTTTTTCCGCGATATTCGTAAGCGGAAAAAGGCTGAGAAAAAAGCGAAGCGGGCCGCTGCCGAAAAAAATTAG
- the dnaX gene encoding DNA polymerase III subunit gamma/tau, with translation MYRALYRVWRPQRFDEIVGQQMITQTLKNAIMTHQTSHAYLFTGPRGTGKTSAAKIFAKAINCHHLVDGEPCNNCESCQAITKGQMNDVIEIDAASNNGVEEIRDIRDKAKYAPTQADYKVYIIDEVHMLSTGAFNALLKTLEEPPANVIFILATTEPHKIPLTIISRTQRFDFRRITAKDSYERMVYILQQKKVDYDEKALRVIAQAAEGGMRDALSILDQVISFGDNTVTLDDALMVTGSVTKKLLADYVEEVTSHVTKPALETMRQILQEGKDANRFIEDLISYTRDVLLYQQAPEMVDSVAMGEDDQRFADFAKQIDAEVLYQMIKTLNDVQQQMRFTTHPDVYLEVLTVKLAQLEAPKPVAAATAATDPADPTIQKLASKVDQMQSELTALKATGGGTTAPKPTRARPNSGPVVKKVNVSQIYPILGAATKDDLLKVREVWTDLMNILSVTQRALMHVAKPVAASAAGVVVAFDYAFLYQKAIDDQVLMDALGNGLDRLMGQAPKIVCVPKEQWPQIRKDYLATHQPEGTATKQAPQKAPVVDEAEKRFGDLVEVKPD, from the coding sequence ATGTATCGGGCATTATATCGGGTTTGGCGACCCCAACGTTTTGATGAGATTGTCGGGCAACAGATGATTACACAGACCTTGAAAAATGCCATCATGACCCATCAAACGAGTCATGCGTATTTATTTACCGGTCCGCGGGGAACTGGGAAAACTTCCGCCGCTAAGATTTTCGCGAAAGCGATTAATTGTCATCATTTAGTTGATGGGGAACCTTGTAATAACTGTGAAAGTTGCCAGGCCATTACGAAAGGCCAAATGAACGATGTCATCGAAATTGATGCGGCTTCCAATAATGGGGTCGAAGAAATTCGGGATATCCGAGATAAAGCCAAGTATGCGCCAACGCAGGCTGATTACAAAGTTTATATTATTGACGAAGTCCATATGCTATCTACCGGTGCGTTTAATGCACTATTAAAGACGCTAGAAGAACCACCGGCTAACGTTATTTTTATTTTAGCGACGACTGAGCCACATAAGATTCCGTTGACTATTATTTCGCGAACGCAACGTTTTGATTTTCGTCGGATTACGGCCAAAGATAGTTATGAACGTATGGTTTACATTTTGCAGCAGAAAAAGGTCGATTATGATGAAAAAGCACTGCGGGTCATTGCTCAAGCGGCAGAAGGCGGGATGCGGGATGCGTTAAGCATTTTGGATCAAGTCATCTCCTTTGGGGACAATACGGTTACCTTAGATGATGCGTTGATGGTGACTGGTAGCGTCACTAAAAAGTTGTTGGCCGATTACGTTGAAGAGGTGACGAGCCATGTCACTAAGCCGGCGTTAGAGACGATGCGGCAAATTTTACAAGAAGGTAAAGATGCTAACCGATTTATCGAAGATTTGATTAGCTACACACGTGATGTGTTACTCTATCAACAAGCCCCAGAAATGGTCGACAGTGTTGCCATGGGCGAAGATGATCAACGGTTTGCTGATTTTGCCAAGCAGATTGATGCGGAAGTTTTGTATCAAATGATTAAAACGTTAAATGACGTTCAGCAACAGATGCGCTTCACGACGCATCCGGACGTTTACTTGGAAGTTTTGACGGTGAAATTAGCTCAGCTAGAAGCGCCGAAGCCAGTTGCCGCAGCGACTGCTGCCACTGATCCTGCCGACCCAACGATTCAAAAACTGGCTAGCAAGGTTGATCAGATGCAAAGTGAATTGACCGCCTTAAAAGCGACTGGCGGTGGGACGACCGCGCCAAAACCAACGCGTGCACGACCAAATAGTGGTCCCGTAGTCAAGAAGGTCAATGTGAGCCAAATCTATCCAATCTTGGGTGCGGCCACGAAAGATGATCTCTTGAAGGTTCGTGAGGTTTGGACGGACTTGATGAATATCTTGAGTGTGACACAACGGGCGTTGATGCACGTGGCCAAACCGGTCGCGGCCAGTGCTGCTGGGGTAGTCGTCGCTTTTGATTATGCCTTTTTATATCAAAAAGCTATTGATGATCAAGTGTTGATGGATGCGCTGGGTAACGGCTTGGACCGCTTAATGGGTCAAGCACCGAAGATCGTGTGTGTGCCCAAAGAACAGTGGCCACAAATTCGAAAAGATTATTTGGCAACGCACCAACCAGAAGGCACGGCGACCAAGCAGGCACCACAAAAGGCGCCGGTCGTGGATGAAGCTGAAAAACGATTCGGTGATTTAGTAGAAGTTAAACCAGATTAA
- a CDS encoding YbaB/EbfC family nucleoid-associated protein: MMRGMGNMQNMMKQMKKMQQQMATEQAALNEETFTGKAPDDMVTVTFTGDKKMQDISIKPAAVDPDDVDMLQDLIVAAVNDALTQVDSQTQDTMGKYTKGLK; this comes from the coding sequence ATGATGCGTGGTATGGGCAATATGCAAAATATGATGAAACAAATGAAAAAGATGCAACAACAAATGGCAACGGAACAAGCAGCTTTGAATGAAGAAACTTTTACGGGTAAAGCCCCTGATGATATGGTTACGGTAACTTTTACCGGGGACAAGAAAATGCAAGATATTAGCATTAAGCCCGCCGCAGTTGATCCGGACGATGTTGATATGTTGCAAGATTTAATCGTGGCAGCGGTCAACGATGCCTTGACGCAAGTTGATTCACAAACGCAAGACACGATGGGCAAGTATACTAAAGGTTTGAAGTAA
- the recR gene encoding recombination mediator RecR, translating into MQYPEPIAKLIDSYMKLPGIGGKTATRLAFYTIDMDGDDVTEFAKSLVAAKRDLHFCSICGNITEDDPCVICKDKSRDQSTVLVVEEAKDVMAMEKIKEYQGLYHVLHGVLSPVDGKGPEDINIASLLKRLQQNDAIKEVIIATNATPEGEATAMYISRLVKPAGIKVTRLAHGLSVGSDIQYADEMTLFKAVEGRQEM; encoded by the coding sequence ATGCAATATCCAGAACCAATTGCAAAGTTGATTGACAGTTATATGAAATTACCAGGAATTGGCGGCAAGACCGCCACACGCTTAGCCTTTTATACGATTGACATGGATGGCGATGACGTGACTGAGTTTGCCAAGTCTTTGGTGGCAGCTAAACGGGATCTGCATTTTTGCAGTATCTGTGGCAATATTACCGAAGACGATCCTTGTGTGATCTGCAAAGATAAGTCCCGTGATCAAAGTACGGTCTTAGTCGTTGAAGAAGCCAAGGATGTCATGGCTATGGAAAAAATCAAAGAATACCAAGGGTTATACCATGTTTTGCACGGGGTGTTGTCCCCAGTTGATGGTAAAGGACCCGAAGATATCAATATTGCTAGTCTGCTAAAGCGGCTACAACAAAATGATGCGATTAAAGAAGTGATTATTGCGACCAATGCAACGCCAGAAGGAGAAGCCACGGCGATGTATATTTCGCGTTTGGTGAAACCTGCGGGAATTAAAGTCACACGATTGGCGCATGGGTTGTCGGTTGGTAGCGATATTCAATATGCGGATGAAATGACCTTGTTCAAGGCGGTTGAAGGCCGTCAGGAGATGTAA
- a CDS encoding YaaL family protein codes for MPRMLFKRRQMIKQPKATYDEQLLGLLNSAKVDWDRAKQNEQAIYDNNTSELVTQTALARAKYLYLYREARRRQVHGSQIQRSVIDK; via the coding sequence ATGCCAAGAATGTTATTTAAACGACGTCAAATGATCAAGCAACCGAAAGCCACCTATGATGAACAATTGCTAGGGTTGCTGAATTCGGCTAAGGTCGATTGGGACCGGGCTAAGCAAAATGAACAAGCAATTTATGATAACAATACGAGTGAACTTGTGACTCAAACTGCGTTGGCACGAGCGAAGTACCTCTACTTGTATCGTGAAGCTCGGCGGCGACAAGTTCATGGTAGTCAAATTCAACGGTCGGTTATCGATAAATAA
- the tmk gene encoding dTMP kinase yields the protein MLTGKLITFEGPDGAGKTSALNAIVAKIAPRLGDQLVVTREPGGNQISEAIRKIILDRKNTAMDDRTEALLYAAARRQHIVQKILPALAADKLVLCDRYIDSSIAYQGAGRGIGEQAVYEMNQFATAGLLPDLTLYFDVDAEVGLQRIQTHRQNEVNRLDVEALSFHRRVQAAYLRMLAKYPDRIKRLDASQSLDQVVAQAMTVMTTQLPQYFATEGKSK from the coding sequence ATTTTGACAGGAAAATTAATTACCTTTGAAGGTCCAGACGGCGCCGGTAAGACGTCCGCCTTGAATGCCATCGTGGCAAAAATTGCGCCACGACTGGGAGATCAACTCGTTGTTACTCGTGAACCGGGCGGCAATCAAATCTCAGAAGCAATTCGTAAAATTATTTTAGATCGCAAAAATACGGCCATGGATGACCGGACAGAAGCGTTGTTGTATGCCGCGGCCCGGCGACAACATATTGTGCAAAAAATCTTGCCAGCTTTGGCGGCGGATAAATTAGTGCTGTGTGATCGCTATATTGACAGCTCTATCGCGTATCAAGGAGCTGGTCGTGGGATTGGCGAGCAAGCCGTGTATGAGATGAATCAGTTTGCGACGGCCGGCCTGTTGCCAGATTTAACGTTGTATTTTGACGTGGACGCCGAAGTTGGGCTGCAACGAATCCAAACACACCGTCAAAATGAAGTCAATCGGTTGGATGTTGAAGCGTTGAGCTTTCATCGTCGTGTTCAGGCGGCATACTTGCGGATGTTGGCAAAGTATCCAGACCGAATCAAACGCTTAGACGCCAGTCAGTCGCTGGACCAAGTTGTCGCGCAGGCCATGACGGTCATGACAACCCAGTTACCGCAATATTTCGCAACTGAGGGGAAGTCGAAATGA
- a CDS encoding cyclic-di-AMP receptor — protein sequence MKLIIAIVQDKDSNRLSSQFIEANVRATKLSTTGGFLRSGNTTFMIGIDDDRVDEVLEMIKSTSHARDQFMTPPVNLDVTMDGASAYPVEVQVGGATVFVLPIEQFHQF from the coding sequence ATGAAATTAATTATTGCCATTGTTCAAGATAAAGATAGTAACCGATTAAGTAGTCAATTTATTGAAGCCAACGTTCGCGCCACCAAATTGTCGACAACGGGTGGTTTCTTACGTTCTGGAAATACCACATTTATGATCGGGATCGATGATGATCGGGTAGATGAAGTTTTGGAAATGATCAAAAGTACCAGTCATGCGCGCGACCAATTCATGACACCGCCAGTTAATTTGGACGTCACGATGGATGGCGCTTCGGCTTATCCAGTTGAGGTTCAGGTCGGTGGTGCGACGGTATTTGTCTTGCCAATTGAGCAGTTCCACCAATTCTAA
- the holB gene encoding DNA polymerase III subunit delta': protein MAENENLSATLTVKQPRLLAAFKHIIAQNHLAHAYLFAGMEGAGQQTLAYWIAQRLFCLHVVDGEPDGTCEECMRIANGQHPDIVTVAPTGQSIHVDQVRYLKAEFSKSAVEGNRKLFIISDAEKMTASAANSLLKFIEEPSGNVTALLLTTNKQLMLPTIISRTQVIEFPPLGAAALQKNFEAAGIKPQAAQTLRHLTNSVSQAQALLVDDWLPNAVEQLWRWFEQVVKGDARSFVAVQTSLVGLAKDSNQQLVMLDLVAALFQDLLQLHFQVDTAAELSFGQYQQALQQMTDQLTDQQLVQATELALTAKRRLASNVSFQNVLEGLTLNLWPIFKNA from the coding sequence ATGGCAGAAAACGAGAATCTGAGCGCAACTTTAACGGTTAAACAACCACGCTTATTGGCGGCATTCAAACATATTATCGCGCAAAACCATCTAGCCCATGCTTATCTATTTGCTGGGATGGAGGGGGCTGGTCAGCAGACCTTAGCCTACTGGATCGCACAACGATTATTTTGCTTACATGTGGTTGATGGTGAACCGGACGGGACTTGTGAAGAGTGCATGCGGATTGCAAATGGTCAACATCCCGATATTGTGACGGTGGCGCCAACTGGTCAGAGCATTCATGTGGACCAAGTACGTTACTTAAAAGCAGAATTTTCCAAAAGTGCTGTCGAAGGAAATCGGAAGTTATTTATCATTTCTGATGCTGAAAAAATGACAGCTAGTGCTGCCAATAGTTTACTTAAATTCATCGAAGAACCCAGTGGCAATGTGACCGCATTACTACTAACGACAAACAAGCAGTTAATGTTACCAACGATTATTTCACGAACACAAGTGATTGAATTTCCACCGTTGGGCGCAGCCGCTTTGCAGAAAAATTTTGAAGCGGCTGGTATTAAACCACAAGCGGCCCAAACTTTACGCCATTTGACCAATAGTGTTAGCCAAGCGCAAGCACTACTAGTGGATGATTGGTTGCCTAATGCGGTTGAACAGTTGTGGCGCTGGTTTGAACAAGTGGTTAAAGGTGATGCACGCAGTTTTGTTGCGGTACAAACGAGTCTCGTGGGTTTAGCCAAGGATAGCAATCAGCAATTAGTCATGTTGGACTTAGTTGCCGCGTTATTTCAAGATCTATTACAATTACATTTTCAAGTCGATACGGCCGCTGAATTAAGCTTCGGCCAGTATCAACAAGCGTTACAACAAATGACCGACCAGTTAACAGATCAGCAGTTAGTGCAGGCGACGGAATTAGCGTTGACCGCCAAACGCCGGCTAGCTAGCAACGTGAGTTTTCAAAATGTGCTGGAAGGTCTAACTTTGAACTTATGGCCAATTTTTAAAAACGCTTAA
- a CDS encoding DNA replication initiation control protein YabA yields the protein MDKRDLYDSFGEMEQQMQQMLEKMAQLRADMTTVLEKNAELVIENEHLREHMVEIENELPKKPAGTAPLSKSRQNLEKLYDEGFHVCNQFYGKRRDDDESCVFCLEVIYGDRERS from the coding sequence GTGGATAAGCGTGATTTATATGATAGTTTCGGTGAAATGGAACAACAAATGCAACAGATGCTTGAAAAAATGGCTCAATTAAGAGCCGATATGACGACTGTGTTAGAAAAAAATGCCGAACTCGTCATTGAAAATGAACACTTACGTGAGCACATGGTCGAAATCGAAAATGAATTACCGAAAAAACCAGCTGGTACCGCTCCCCTTTCTAAATCACGGCAAAATCTGGAGAAGCTTTATGATGAAGGTTTTCATGTCTGTAATCAATTCTACGGCAAACGCCGCGATGATGATGAATCTTGTGTCTTTTGTCTAGAAGTGATCTATGGCGACCGTGAACGGTCCTAA
- the rsmI gene encoding 16S rRNA (cytidine(1402)-2'-O)-methyltransferase gives METQQSFADHAGVGTLYLVPTPIGNLQDMTYRAVATLKAVDLIAAEDTRNTQKLLNHFEIETKQISFHEHNTQERLPQLIAKLQAGTNLAQVSDAGMPSISDPGTELVAACVAANLPVVPLPGANAGLTALIASGLVPQPFYFYGFLPRKKHEQQTALAALAQHQETVILYESPFRVAKTLTALAKVCESTRPIVACRELTKRYEEFARGTLAEMIAWSQDHQLKGEFVLLIGGNPNEPEPDSPDELAELPLKAQVEALIAAGNKPNAAIKEIAKRRQLQRQTVYNDFHEIN, from the coding sequence TTGGAGACGCAACAGAGTTTTGCAGATCATGCGGGTGTCGGGACACTTTATTTAGTGCCGACGCCAATCGGTAACTTACAAGATATGACTTATCGTGCCGTGGCAACTTTAAAAGCGGTCGACCTGATTGCGGCAGAAGATACTCGTAATACGCAAAAATTATTAAATCACTTTGAAATTGAAACGAAACAAATTAGTTTTCATGAACACAATACGCAAGAACGACTCCCACAATTAATTGCCAAATTGCAGGCTGGGACTAATCTTGCCCAAGTCAGTGACGCCGGTATGCCGTCAATCAGTGATCCTGGGACTGAATTAGTGGCAGCTTGTGTGGCAGCCAACTTACCGGTTGTCCCGTTGCCAGGGGCCAATGCTGGCCTCACGGCGCTGATTGCGTCTGGGCTAGTACCACAGCCTTTTTACTTTTATGGCTTTTTGCCTCGCAAGAAGCATGAACAGCAAACGGCTTTGGCAGCATTGGCGCAACATCAAGAAACGGTGATCCTTTATGAATCACCATTCCGGGTCGCAAAAACGTTGACGGCACTGGCAAAAGTTTGTGAGTCAACGCGGCCAATTGTTGCTTGTCGGGAATTGACGAAACGTTATGAAGAGTTTGCACGTGGCACCTTGGCAGAAATGATCGCCTGGTCACAAGATCACCAATTAAAAGGTGAGTTTGTGCTGTTGATCGGTGGCAATCCTAATGAGCCAGAACCAGACAGTCCGGATGAGTTGGCTGAATTACCTTTAAAGGCCCAGGTTGAGGCGCTCATTGCTGCTGGCAACAAGCCGAATGCTGCGATTAAAGAAATCGCTAAACGGCGTCAGTTGCAACGACAAACGGTTTATAACGACTTTCACGAGATCAACTAA
- a CDS encoding acyl-[acyl-carrier-protein] thioesterase: MAALGAQAKVFTEEHRLTYYECDRTGRATLATLIDIAILGSQDQSDALGLTTDFVQQHGVGWVVTQYAINVTRMPRLDEVVTIAVRGSAYNPYFAFREFWIRDANGEELAYITSIWVTMSQTTRKIVKINPELVAPYHSEATKRIPRLPRPISFETTADTISKPYQVRFFDIDPNRHVNNAHYFDWLLDTLPAEFLLQHDLKHVDVRYENEVKYGHTVTAEVNILPTSDAEQVTTSHRIRLGDEKCCEVTIQWQMLATPIN, translated from the coding sequence ATGGCAGCTTTAGGCGCGCAAGCAAAGGTTTTTACTGAAGAGCATCGGTTAACTTATTACGAATGTGATCGCACCGGTCGAGCCACTTTAGCAACTTTAATTGATATTGCTATTTTGGGATCACAAGATCAAAGCGACGCGTTAGGGTTAACGACCGATTTTGTGCAACAGCATGGCGTTGGTTGGGTGGTGACCCAATATGCGATCAACGTCACACGGATGCCTCGTTTAGATGAAGTGGTGACGATTGCAGTTCGTGGTTCGGCCTATAATCCGTATTTTGCTTTCCGTGAATTTTGGATTCGGGATGCTAATGGGGAAGAGTTGGCTTATATCACAAGTATTTGGGTCACGATGAGTCAAACGACGCGTAAGATTGTCAAAATCAATCCGGAATTAGTGGCGCCTTACCATTCGGAAGCCACGAAACGGATTCCACGTTTACCACGGCCGATTAGTTTCGAAACCACTGCGGACACGATTAGTAAGCCGTATCAAGTGCGATTTTTTGACATTGATCCTAATCGACATGTCAATAATGCCCACTACTTTGATTGGTTGCTGGATACTTTGCCAGCCGAGTTTTTGTTACAACACGATTTAAAGCATGTGGATGTGCGCTACGAGAATGAAGTGAAATACGGTCATACGGTTACGGCGGAAGTGAATATTTTACCAACCAGTGACGCTGAGCAGGTCACAACGAGTCATCGCATCCGTTTGGGTGATGAGAAATGTTGTGAGGTCACGATTCAATGGCAAATGTTAGCAACACCAATAAACTAA
- the galE gene encoding UDP-glucose 4-epimerase GalE, with the protein MSILVLGGAGYIGSHMVDRLVETGHEVVVVDNLVTGHLAAINSAAKFYQGDLRDANFLNQVFDQESIEAVVHFAAFSIVPESMAKPLKYFDNNTGGMITLLEAMQAHDVKKIVFSSTAATYGTPKQIPIKETDPQEPINPYGASKLMMEHIMHWSDVAYGIKFVALRYFNVAGAKPDGSIGEDHGPETHLVPIILQVAQGKRDELKIFGDDYNTPDGTNVRDYVHVVDLADAHILALKYLAAGNDSNAFNLGSSTGFSNRQMLTAAREVTGKPIPAKIAPRRPGDPDSLVAASDKARKVLGWQPHYDDVNEIIKTAWTWTQKHPNGYDDRH; encoded by the coding sequence ATGTCAATTCTTGTGTTGGGGGGAGCCGGTTACATTGGTTCTCATATGGTTGATCGGTTAGTTGAAACTGGTCATGAGGTCGTTGTTGTAGATAATTTGGTCACTGGTCATTTAGCGGCAATTAATTCTGCGGCTAAGTTCTATCAAGGTGATTTACGTGATGCCAACTTTTTAAATCAAGTTTTTGATCAAGAATCCATTGAAGCAGTCGTTCATTTTGCAGCCTTTTCAATCGTGCCAGAGTCAATGGCAAAACCATTAAAGTATTTTGATAATAATACTGGTGGCATGATTACGTTGCTAGAAGCGATGCAAGCACACGATGTGAAGAAAATTGTCTTTTCATCAACTGCGGCAACGTATGGGACACCGAAGCAAATTCCAATTAAAGAAACTGATCCACAAGAACCAATCAATCCTTATGGGGCAAGTAAACTCATGATGGAACACATCATGCATTGGTCTGATGTGGCTTATGGGATTAAGTTTGTCGCATTACGATACTTCAATGTGGCCGGGGCCAAACCTGACGGCAGTATTGGTGAAGATCATGGCCCAGAAACTCATCTGGTACCAATTATCTTACAAGTTGCGCAAGGCAAACGTGATGAATTAAAGATCTTTGGCGATGACTACAATACGCCTGATGGGACGAATGTGCGTGACTATGTTCACGTGGTTGACCTGGCGGATGCTCATATTTTAGCGTTGAAATACTTGGCTGCGGGTAATGACAGCAATGCTTTCAATTTGGGCTCGTCTACTGGCTTCTCTAATCGCCAAATGCTCACGGCAGCACGTGAGGTTACTGGAAAGCCAATTCCAGCCAAAATTGCACCACGGCGCCCTGGCGATCCAGACTCATTAGTTGCGGCTAGTGATAAGGCTCGGAAGGTTCTTGGTTGGCAACCACATTACGACGATGTCAACGAAATTATTAAAACAGCCTGGACTTGGACGCAAAAGCATCCAAATGGGTATGATGATCGTCACTAG
- the phnW gene encoding 2-aminoethylphosphonate--pyruvate transaminase, which translates to MKQPYLLLTPGPLSTTETVKAAMQIDYCTWDSDYRQVTETIRDQILTLAQANADNYTTVLLQGSGSYGVEATIGSAIPREGAVLMVAINGAYGQRISEIADYYAIPHVDVVFGEDEIVDPQRINAALDAHPEVTHFATVHSETTTGILNPIDQLMPLLTSRGIISIIDAMSSLGGVPIVMDQLDCDYLISSANKCVQGVPGFAFIIAKKSELAKTAGNARSLSLDLYAQWQAMTKQPGKWRFTSPTHVVHAFAQALNELNLEGGVDTRYHRYAANQSRLSSGMQALGFDLVIDPANQGPIITSFKYPNDQFDFDDFYQFIKARGFVIYPGKVSTLPSFRIGTIGDVDLADINRLLAIISDYRQLNP; encoded by the coding sequence ATGAAACAACCCTATTTATTATTAACCCCCGGACCACTTAGTACGACTGAAACCGTTAAAGCCGCCATGCAAATTGACTACTGTACTTGGGATAGTGATTATCGTCAGGTCACTGAAACCATTCGCGACCAAATCCTCACGTTGGCACAAGCCAATGCCGATAATTACACGACCGTTCTGCTACAAGGTAGTGGGAGTTATGGGGTCGAAGCAACTATCGGCTCAGCCATTCCTCGCGAAGGTGCGGTGTTGATGGTCGCTATCAATGGTGCTTACGGCCAACGAATTAGTGAAATTGCTGACTATTATGCCATTCCACACGTTGACGTTGTTTTTGGCGAAGATGAAATCGTTGATCCACAACGGATTAATGCGGCCTTAGATGCCCATCCAGAAGTCACTCATTTTGCCACCGTCCATAGCGAAACGACTACTGGTATCCTTAACCCCATCGATCAGCTGATGCCCCTATTAACTTCACGTGGCATCATTTCGATCATCGATGCCATGTCTAGCTTAGGCGGTGTCCCAATCGTTATGGATCAATTGGACTGCGACTACTTGATTAGTAGTGCCAACAAATGTGTGCAAGGCGTCCCTGGTTTTGCTTTCATTATTGCAAAGAAAAGTGAACTAGCTAAAACTGCTGGTAACGCACGTTCATTGAGTCTTGACCTCTATGCCCAATGGCAAGCAATGACGAAGCAACCAGGTAAATGGCGGTTCACTTCCCCAACACATGTGGTGCATGCGTTTGCGCAGGCCCTTAATGAGTTGAATTTAGAAGGCGGTGTTGACACGCGTTATCACCGATATGCTGCTAACCAATCACGATTAAGTTCTGGTATGCAGGCACTAGGTTTTGATTTAGTGATTGACCCCGCTAATCAAGGCCCAATCATCACCTCGTTCAAATACCCTAACGATCAATTTGACTTTGATGATTTTTATCAATTCATCAAGGCTCGCGGATTCGTGATTTATCCGGGTAAAGTCTCCACACTACCAAGTTTTAGAATTGGGACTATTGGTGATGTTGACCTTGCTGATATTAACCGGCTATTAGCCATTATCAGCGACTACCGTCAATTAAATCCTTAG